The Acanthopagrus latus isolate v.2019 chromosome 6, fAcaLat1.1, whole genome shotgun sequence genome includes a region encoding these proteins:
- the snai1a gene encoding snail family zinc finger 1a, with protein sequence MPRSFLVKKYFAKQKPNYSELECQNDTSLERYPLAELSSGDNTSIATCFTTGLVWDLSVLPTLYLPTSQTEPSATPGPLDLSSPSSLSSSASSCGEEDEGRSSDPPSPEPVHTYGPRQRMKCTGVMPHISPPEEEEEREAPVTAASRPAFLCKHCPKEYTSLGALKMHIRSHTLPCVCTTCGKAFSRPWLLRGHIRTHTGERPFSCPHCNRAFADRSNLRAHLQTHAEVKKYQCGICSRTFSRMSLLQKHSSSGCCSSAV encoded by the exons ATGCCTCGATCCTTCTTGGTCAAAAAGTACTTCgccaaacaaaagccaaactACAGTGAACTGGAATGTCAGAATG acactTCACTGGAGAGGTATCCTCTCGCTGAGCTCTCGTCAGGGGACAACACCTCCATTGCCACCTGCTTCACGACAGGCCTGGTGTGGGACCTGAGTGTCCTGCCCACCCTCTACCTGCCCACCTCCCAAACAGAGCCCTCCGCCACCCCAGGCCCCCTGGACCTCAGCTCCCCGtccagcctcagcagcagcgcCAGCAGTTGTGGAGAGGAGGACGAAGGGCGCAGCTCAGACCCCCCCAGCCCCGAACCCGTGCACACATACGGCCCCCGCCAGCGGATGAAATGCACTGGTGTCATGCCTCACATCAGTCCccctgaggaagaggaggagagggaggcgcCGGTCACAGCCGCCAGCAGGCCAGCCTTCCTCTGCAAGCACTGCCCCAAAGAGTACACCAGCCTCGGGGCGCTGAAGATGCACATCCGCTCACACACCCTGCCCTGCGTGTGCACCACCTGCGGAAAGGCTTTCTCCAGGCCTTGGCTGCTGCGCGGCCacatccgcacacacacag gtgagcGCCCGTTCTCCTGCCCCCACTGCAACCGGGCCTTCGCCGACCGCTCCAACCTGCGGGCTCACCTGCAGACCCACGCCGAGGTGAAGAAGTACCAGTGTGGCATCTGCTCTCGTACCTTCAGCCGCATGtcgctgctgcagaaacacagctcCTCGGGGTGCTGCTCCAGCGCGGTGTGA
- the tp53inp2 gene encoding tumor protein p53-inducible nuclear protein 2 — MFKTISRLLFGGEEETPETVKSGEEVEEEWLVVSHQEAGSAENQDAKLTDIQPSNSTPHGDTVAAVAADISVLDPEPAVESSSSPSRAISGSSSQPKALLEVTKITSTQKAKTWADRQHMTRNAIQRQNRVRQGVQHHSFPLQQPGHRNLCH, encoded by the exons ATGTTCAAAACAATCAGCCGTCTGCTTTttgggggagaggaggagacccCTGAAACAGTCAAGTCTGGagaagaggtggaagaagagTGGCTTGTCGTCAGTCATCAAG AGGCAGGTTCAGCAGAAAACCAGGATGCAAAACTGACTGACATCCAACCGTCAAACTCCACCCCACATGGGGACACAGTCGCAGCTGTGGCAGCTGACATCAG tGTTTTGGATCCAGAGCCTGCGgttgaaagcagcagcagccccagtCGAGCCATCTCAGGCTCCAGTTCACAGCCTAAGGCTTTGCTAGAAGTGACAAAGATAACCTCCACTCAGAAGGCCAAGACCTGGGCAGACCGACAGCACATGACTCGTAACGCCATCCAGCGCCAGAACCGTGTTCGTCAAGGCGTCCAACATCACTCCTTCCCCCTCCAACAGCCAGGACATCGCAACCTCTGCCACTAA
- the LOC119021252 gene encoding glutathione hydrolase 7-like isoform X1: MNTVRMNVSLETKLNQQFTRGYKSCAGSTQLPDGSSPSDFTCDLNKNHDFSHLPQEVPLKQLVSGSPNVSDQSLSDLKQTDKDGPMQDKPAYAVSITFAIGVTIALILHIYMMGILAIVKGVSASDHERCTALSQRVLHDGGSSVDAAIAAALCLGVVHPHVSGIGGGGVMMVHDIQKNVTRVIHFQGTAPKTLKEEMLQNVSQLKAGLQVGVPGMLRGLHHAHSLYGSLSWEDVVTRAAAVAKEGFNVSVSLAEAILKVKSERLSQRFTDMFLPGGQALRAGSFVRMPGLAGVMEASLWNFYEGNFSQEMEDEIRANGGVLSRDDISNYSVQVEQPVEGLYNEFITQVPPPPSAGAVLISALNLLEGFHLTENNNKENQTYQQIAEALKAALAMASGLGDPKYNSSVTELLSDMLSKNQTEALHQRVKYSAVRPLQTELMAGQVVVMGPDNVMVTLASSLSRPFGSRIVTRSGVILNSLILDFSWPNKTHGQQFTQENNRVQPGKRPLSSLLPTIVVPVWSKCGIYAAISTSGGQQSLSVITQVLIDLMSLHEEKNNSLSLMRLHPKLQPNRPHADSEFPEEGVQFLDEKGHKVQGVKMKSAFQGVMRNKDTILAITLPQLSGGLL, from the exons ATGAATACAGTGAGGATGAATGTTTCCCTTGAGACAAAACTCAACCAGCAGTTCACACGCGGATATAAAAGCTGTGCTGGTTCAACTCAATTACCTGACGGCTCATCCCCAAGTGACTTCACCTGTGACCTGAATAAAAACCatg ACTTCAGCCACCTCCCACAGGAGGTCCCTCTCAAACAGCTTGTGTCTGGTAGCCCAAATGTATCCGACCAAAGCTTGTCCGatctcaaacagacagacaaagatgGCCCCATGCAGGACAAACCTGCTTATGCTGTGTCTATCACCTTTGCCATTGGAGTGACAATTGCTCTGATCctgcatatttacatgatgGGGATTCTG GCCATTGTGAAAGGCGTGTCGGCGTCAGATCACGAGCGCTGTACTGCACTCAGCCAGAGAGTCCTTCATGATGGTGGATCCAGTGTGGATGCAGCCATTGCTGCTGCCCTGTGTTTGGGTGTTGTGCATCCACATGTGTCAGGTATTGGTGG AGGTGGGGTGATGATGGTTCATGACATCCAGAAAAATGTGACCAGGGTGATACATTTTCAGGGAACTGCGCCTAAAACACTTAAAGAGGAGATGctgcaaaatgtttcacaattaAAG GCAGGTTTGCAGGTGGGAGTGCCAGGTATGCTCCGAGGGTTACATCACGCTCACAGCCTGTATGGGAG TTTATCATGGGAGGATGTGGTCAcccgagctgctgctgttgccaaAGAAGGTTTCaatgtgtctgtcagtctcg CTGAGGCTATATTGAAGGTAAAAAGTGAGCGGCTGTCGCAGCGTTTCACGGACATGTTCCTCCCGGGTGGCCAAGCTCTGCGTGCCGGATCATTTGTGAGGATGCCAGGTCTGGCTGGAGTCATGGAGGCCAGCCTGTGGAACTTCTATGAGGGGAACTTCTCACAGGAGATGGAGGATGAG ATACGAGCTAATGGAGGGGTCCTGAGCAGAGACGACATCAGTAACTACAGTGTGCAAGTGGAGCAGCCAGTGGAAGGCCTGTACAATG AATTTATTACTCAAGTTCCTCCTCCCCCGTCTGCTGGTGCAGTGTTGATATCAGCCCTCAATCTTTTGGAAGGCTTCCATCTCACTGAGAAcaataacaaagaaaatcaaacatacCAGCAGATTGCAGAG GCTCTGAAAGCAGCTTTGGCTATGGCCAGTGGTTTGGGTGATCCTAAGTATAACTCTTCAGTGActgagctgctctctgacaTGCTGAG TAAGAATCAAACTGAAGCGCTGCATCAGAGGGTCAAATACTCCGCTGTGCGCCCCCTGCAGACAGAGCTGATGGCCGGGCAAGTGGTGGTGATGGGACCAGATAACGTCATGGTGACACTGGCCAG TTCCCTGAGCAGGCCATTCGGGAGCAGAATAGTAACAAGGTCTGGCGTCATTCTCAACAGTCTCATTCTTGACTTCTCCTGGCCAAACAAAACCCACGGACAACAATTCACCCAGGAG aacaacagagtcCAGCCAGGCAAGAGGCCCCTATCATCGCTCCTGCCCACAATAGTGGTGCCAGTGTGGAGTAAATGCGGGATCTATGCAGCAATAAGCACTTCAGGTGGACAACAGAGTTTGAGTGTGATCACCCAG GTGTTGATTGATTTGATGTCCCTccatgaagagaaaaacaatagcCTCTCCCTGATGAGACTCCACCCCAAACTCCAGCCAAACAGACCTCATGCTGACT CTGAATTTCCAGAAGAGGGTGTGCAGTTTCTGGATGAAAAAGGCCACAAAGTTCAAGGAGTGAAGATGAAGTCTGCTTTCCAGGGGGTCATGAGGAACAAAGATACCATTTTGGCCATAACACTACCTCAACTATCTGGTGGTTTATTGTAG
- the LOC119021252 gene encoding glutathione hydrolase 7-like isoform X2, whose protein sequence is MNTVRMNVSLETKLNQQFTRGYKSCAGSTQLPDGSSPSDFTCDLNKNHVTSSQAIVKGVSASDHERCTALSQRVLHDGGSSVDAAIAAALCLGVVHPHVSGIGGGGVMMVHDIQKNVTRVIHFQGTAPKTLKEEMLQNVSQLKAGLQVGVPGMLRGLHHAHSLYGSLSWEDVVTRAAAVAKEGFNVSVSLAEAILKVKSERLSQRFTDMFLPGGQALRAGSFVRMPGLAGVMEASLWNFYEGNFSQEMEDEIRANGGVLSRDDISNYSVQVEQPVEGLYNEFITQVPPPPSAGAVLISALNLLEGFHLTENNNKENQTYQQIAEALKAALAMASGLGDPKYNSSVTELLSDMLSKNQTEALHQRVKYSAVRPLQTELMAGQVVVMGPDNVMVTLASSLSRPFGSRIVTRSGVILNSLILDFSWPNKTHGQQFTQENNRVQPGKRPLSSLLPTIVVPVWSKCGIYAAISTSGGQQSLSVITQVLIDLMSLHEEKNNSLSLMRLHPKLQPNRPHADSEFPEEGVQFLDEKGHKVQGVKMKSAFQGVMRNKDTILAITLPQLSGGLL, encoded by the exons ATGAATACAGTGAGGATGAATGTTTCCCTTGAGACAAAACTCAACCAGCAGTTCACACGCGGATATAAAAGCTGTGCTGGTTCAACTCAATTACCTGACGGCTCATCCCCAAGTGACTTCACCTGTGACCTGAATAAAAACCatg TTACTTCCTCTCAGGCCATTGTGAAAGGCGTGTCGGCGTCAGATCACGAGCGCTGTACTGCACTCAGCCAGAGAGTCCTTCATGATGGTGGATCCAGTGTGGATGCAGCCATTGCTGCTGCCCTGTGTTTGGGTGTTGTGCATCCACATGTGTCAGGTATTGGTGG AGGTGGGGTGATGATGGTTCATGACATCCAGAAAAATGTGACCAGGGTGATACATTTTCAGGGAACTGCGCCTAAAACACTTAAAGAGGAGATGctgcaaaatgtttcacaattaAAG GCAGGTTTGCAGGTGGGAGTGCCAGGTATGCTCCGAGGGTTACATCACGCTCACAGCCTGTATGGGAG TTTATCATGGGAGGATGTGGTCAcccgagctgctgctgttgccaaAGAAGGTTTCaatgtgtctgtcagtctcg CTGAGGCTATATTGAAGGTAAAAAGTGAGCGGCTGTCGCAGCGTTTCACGGACATGTTCCTCCCGGGTGGCCAAGCTCTGCGTGCCGGATCATTTGTGAGGATGCCAGGTCTGGCTGGAGTCATGGAGGCCAGCCTGTGGAACTTCTATGAGGGGAACTTCTCACAGGAGATGGAGGATGAG ATACGAGCTAATGGAGGGGTCCTGAGCAGAGACGACATCAGTAACTACAGTGTGCAAGTGGAGCAGCCAGTGGAAGGCCTGTACAATG AATTTATTACTCAAGTTCCTCCTCCCCCGTCTGCTGGTGCAGTGTTGATATCAGCCCTCAATCTTTTGGAAGGCTTCCATCTCACTGAGAAcaataacaaagaaaatcaaacatacCAGCAGATTGCAGAG GCTCTGAAAGCAGCTTTGGCTATGGCCAGTGGTTTGGGTGATCCTAAGTATAACTCTTCAGTGActgagctgctctctgacaTGCTGAG TAAGAATCAAACTGAAGCGCTGCATCAGAGGGTCAAATACTCCGCTGTGCGCCCCCTGCAGACAGAGCTGATGGCCGGGCAAGTGGTGGTGATGGGACCAGATAACGTCATGGTGACACTGGCCAG TTCCCTGAGCAGGCCATTCGGGAGCAGAATAGTAACAAGGTCTGGCGTCATTCTCAACAGTCTCATTCTTGACTTCTCCTGGCCAAACAAAACCCACGGACAACAATTCACCCAGGAG aacaacagagtcCAGCCAGGCAAGAGGCCCCTATCATCGCTCCTGCCCACAATAGTGGTGCCAGTGTGGAGTAAATGCGGGATCTATGCAGCAATAAGCACTTCAGGTGGACAACAGAGTTTGAGTGTGATCACCCAG GTGTTGATTGATTTGATGTCCCTccatgaagagaaaaacaatagcCTCTCCCTGATGAGACTCCACCCCAAACTCCAGCCAAACAGACCTCATGCTGACT CTGAATTTCCAGAAGAGGGTGTGCAGTTTCTGGATGAAAAAGGCCACAAAGTTCAAGGAGTGAAGATGAAGTCTGCTTTCCAGGGGGTCATGAGGAACAAAGATACCATTTTGGCCATAACACTACCTCAACTATCTGGTGGTTTATTGTAG